One segment of Amycolatopsis alba DSM 44262 DNA contains the following:
- a CDS encoding HAMP domain-containing sensor histidine kinase, whose product MRRPPRWRELSLRGRLGVLVAAAVAIAVVGVSAIAWSITKADLYQQFDARLESYAQLAAKSSTPEEALATLSSADQSQSEDGHERAGGGLTVQFLSAANVGTGTAGAKSLIPVTDLDRSVAAGTVDRVSDVRSIDGDRFRVWTAQRPGGGAVQVAQDAEEIEDTLERLGFWLTIVSMAGVLGATLAGHLIARSALRPVDDLTAAAEDVARTQELSPAIDIGARGEIGRLARAFNQMLSALSNSRAEQRRLVEDVGHELRTPLTSLRNNIELLIHAEAHPERSLPAVDRSKLLADLDFQAVELTALIGELVDLSGGERPSEPEVRIDLADVVRSAVDRTRSRWPRIQVIAEFTDAEVLAREAGLERAVLNVLDNAAKWSPKGGTVTVTMSRSAEKVRVRVEDEGPGIADGDLPHVFERFYRADAARALPGSGLGLAIVDQVLTQHGGRAEAANAPSGGARFDLFLPDPRAGIR is encoded by the coding sequence GTGAGGCGGCCTCCTCGCTGGCGGGAGCTGTCGCTGAGGGGCAGGCTCGGCGTGCTCGTGGCCGCGGCGGTCGCGATCGCCGTCGTCGGTGTGTCGGCGATCGCCTGGAGCATCACCAAGGCCGACTTGTACCAGCAGTTCGACGCGCGGCTCGAGTCCTATGCCCAGCTGGCCGCCAAGTCGTCCACCCCCGAGGAAGCGCTGGCCACGCTCAGCTCGGCCGACCAAAGTCAGTCCGAGGACGGGCACGAACGAGCAGGTGGCGGACTGACCGTGCAGTTCCTGTCCGCCGCCAACGTCGGAACCGGCACGGCTGGCGCGAAGTCGCTCATCCCGGTCACAGACCTGGACCGATCGGTAGCGGCCGGGACGGTCGACCGGGTCTCCGACGTCCGGAGCATCGACGGCGACCGGTTCCGGGTGTGGACGGCCCAACGACCGGGCGGCGGCGCCGTCCAGGTCGCCCAGGACGCCGAAGAAATCGAGGACACGTTGGAGCGCCTGGGTTTCTGGCTCACCATCGTGTCGATGGCCGGTGTGCTCGGTGCGACCCTGGCCGGGCACCTGATCGCCAGATCGGCGTTGCGGCCGGTCGACGACCTGACCGCGGCTGCCGAAGATGTCGCTCGCACCCAGGAACTTTCCCCGGCCATCGACATCGGCGCGCGAGGCGAGATCGGCAGGCTGGCGAGGGCGTTCAACCAGATGCTGAGCGCGCTGAGCAACTCGCGGGCCGAGCAACGACGGCTGGTCGAGGACGTCGGCCACGAACTGCGCACGCCGTTGACCAGCCTGCGCAACAACATCGAACTCCTCATTCATGCCGAAGCACATCCCGAACGCAGCCTGCCCGCCGTGGACCGATCGAAACTGCTGGCCGACCTTGACTTCCAAGCCGTCGAACTGACCGCACTGATCGGGGAACTGGTCGATCTGTCCGGGGGAGAGCGGCCGAGTGAACCCGAGGTGCGGATCGACCTGGCCGACGTCGTGCGCTCGGCCGTCGACCGGACCAGGTCGCGGTGGCCGCGTATTCAGGTCATCGCGGAGTTCACCGATGCCGAGGTGCTGGCCCGCGAAGCAGGCCTGGAGCGGGCGGTGCTGAACGTGCTCGACAACGCAGCGAAGTGGTCGCCGAAGGGCGGCACGGTGACGGTGACCATGTCGCGCAGTGCGGAAAAGGTGCGGGTGCGCGTCGAGGACGAAGGTCCGGGCATCGCCGACGGAGACCTCCCGCACGTGTTCGAGCGCTTCTACCGGGCCGACGCGGCCCGCGCGCTGCCTGGCTCGGGGCTCGGCTTGGCCATCGTCGACCAGGTGCTCACTCAGCACGGCGGGCGCGCTGAAGCCGCGAACGCCCCGTCCGGTGGCGCCCGGTTCGACCTCTTTCTGCCGGACCCGCGCGCAGGTATCCGCTAG
- a CDS encoding response regulator transcription factor: MHLVIVDDETAVQDSLSRTLRFEGYTVSVAGDGAAGLELIRAERPDGVLLDVTMPVLGGLDVCRALRAEGDTVPILMLTARTGVTDRVAGLDAGADDYLVKPFALQELLARVRALLRRTDYNHATAPAATPSGLKFADVTLDPATREVYRGGRPLQLTRTEFAMLETFLRSPRIVLTRTAMFEQVWGYDFGTASNGLDVYVSYLRRKLEADGEPRLLHTVRGVGYVMREEPL, translated from the coding sequence GTGCATTTGGTGATCGTCGACGACGAGACCGCGGTCCAGGACTCGCTGTCGCGGACACTGCGGTTCGAGGGCTACACCGTTTCCGTGGCCGGAGACGGTGCCGCCGGACTCGAACTGATCCGGGCCGAGCGCCCCGACGGGGTGCTGCTCGACGTCACCATGCCCGTGCTCGGCGGCCTCGACGTCTGCCGTGCGCTGCGCGCCGAAGGCGACACCGTGCCGATCCTGATGCTCACCGCCCGCACCGGCGTGACCGACCGGGTCGCCGGGCTGGACGCCGGCGCCGACGACTACCTGGTCAAGCCGTTCGCGTTGCAGGAACTGCTGGCCAGGGTGCGTGCCCTGCTGCGGAGGACCGACTACAACCACGCGACGGCACCGGCGGCGACACCGTCCGGGCTGAAGTTCGCGGACGTCACGCTTGATCCGGCGACCCGCGAGGTGTACCGCGGCGGGCGGCCGTTGCAGCTGACCAGGACCGAATTCGCGATGCTGGAGACGTTCCTGCGCAGCCCGCGGATCGTGCTGACCCGTACCGCGATGTTCGAGCAGGTCTGGGGCTACGACTTCGGCACCGCTTCGAACGGGCTCGACGTGTACGTGAGTTACCTGCGGCGGAAGCTGGAGGCCGACGGGGAACCGCGGCTGTTGCACACCGTGCGGGGGGTCGGCTACGTGATGCGCGAGGAGCCGCTGTGA
- a CDS encoding DUF1707 SHOCT-like domain-containing protein gives MQSDPPRIRCSDSEREEARRALHDAAGEGRLTIDEIEARLVDLEGVRFRDELAAITVDLPEPAPTVTGGGWFAILTSVRRQLAADTSVLLGRVPPDRDRGGGDRRAHAAHRSRCRDGARIRPRRLRATR, from the coding sequence GTGCAAAGCGATCCGCCGCGTATCCGGTGCTCCGACTCCGAGCGGGAGGAGGCGCGGCGGGCGCTGCACGACGCCGCCGGTGAAGGACGGCTGACCATCGACGAAATCGAAGCCCGCCTGGTCGATCTCGAAGGTGTCCGATTCCGGGACGAACTCGCCGCCATCACGGTGGATCTCCCCGAACCGGCACCGACGGTGACCGGCGGCGGCTGGTTCGCGATCCTCACGTCGGTCCGCCGCCAGCTCGCCGCTGATACCTCTGTCCTCTTGGGACGGGTTCCGCCGGATCGTGATCGCGGCGGCGGTGATCGGCGCGCTCATGCTGCTCATCGCTCTCGTTGTCGCGATGGTGCACGGATTCGGCCCCGAAGGCTTCGAGCGACACGGTGA
- a CDS encoding ATP-binding protein yields MAERAEATGSSSRSPVSNHVDTVHGTVVQIGSVHGGLHLGQAPMPPRQLPLPGSRLIGRRPQLAELEKIANGGIVLLTGMAGVGKTALAVRWARDSIAQFPDGQLYVDLRGYGPGGPLDPHDVLGEFLRAFGWVHADQAVTTSERIGAFRTLTAERRLLVLLDNASSISQILPLLPGGNACTVLVTSRAVLTELAVHHEVSTLRVKPLTEAQGSELLTDTVAGSKVADRTKLLRACGGLPLAIRIAGVRLAARPGVPADQDLLSFLDAGGGESSAVRKIFSWSYRGLTEDEAAAFRVLGVHPGNQIEPSALAAAVDRPLSDGADLLQALARANLMFETSPNRYETHDLLRAYAAELASDDRIATLTRLYDFYLRVADYADDLVSPLRFRIERRQPPLYGPLFADRVAALSWLDANLPTLTALCGPGDHVHDEYRWRMAFAVRGYFYFTKRLDVWVATHTCAVAATERLGDRWAEATTRTNLGMALVIKDDLEAAESHYRFALGVFTELGDSRSQAGSFANLAAVLRRRGELQEALRHQHEALTHYRRIGAGRHVAITLRVMASVETDLQLFSQARRHVEEAIDLALGHELHFEAAQAFNSLGIIQLRKGELVGAEIAHRTAVGYSILAASKHEEATTYHRLGVLARADGDSDRAKHWWHSAARLFREIGSASADIVAADLAAMTDEQP; encoded by the coding sequence ATGGCTGAGCGCGCGGAGGCGACGGGCTCGTCGTCTCGTTCGCCGGTCAGCAACCATGTCGACACGGTCCATGGCACGGTGGTGCAGATCGGTTCGGTGCACGGTGGCCTCCATCTCGGCCAGGCGCCGATGCCGCCTCGCCAGTTACCGCTGCCGGGAAGCAGGCTGATCGGACGGCGACCGCAGCTCGCCGAACTTGAAAAGATCGCGAACGGCGGCATCGTGTTGCTGACCGGCATGGCAGGAGTCGGCAAGACCGCGCTTGCGGTGCGCTGGGCACGCGATTCGATCGCGCAGTTCCCGGACGGCCAGCTGTACGTGGACCTTCGTGGCTACGGCCCCGGTGGCCCGCTGGACCCGCATGACGTCCTCGGCGAGTTCTTGCGCGCGTTCGGCTGGGTGCACGCCGATCAGGCTGTCACCACATCCGAGCGGATAGGGGCCTTCCGAACCTTGACCGCCGAAAGGCGTCTGCTGGTACTCCTCGATAATGCCAGCAGCATCTCGCAGATCTTGCCGTTGCTTCCTGGCGGAAACGCCTGCACTGTCCTGGTCACCAGCCGTGCGGTCTTGACCGAATTGGCTGTGCACCATGAGGTGAGTACGCTCCGGGTGAAGCCACTGACCGAAGCTCAGGGCTCCGAGTTGCTGACCGACACCGTGGCCGGGTCGAAGGTCGCGGACCGCACCAAACTGCTTCGTGCCTGCGGCGGTCTGCCGTTGGCGATTCGCATCGCCGGAGTCAGGCTGGCGGCGCGCCCCGGTGTCCCCGCCGACCAGGATCTCTTGAGTTTCCTAGACGCAGGTGGAGGCGAAAGTTCTGCGGTACGCAAAATATTCTCCTGGTCCTACCGTGGCCTGACCGAAGACGAGGCGGCTGCGTTCCGGGTGCTCGGTGTCCACCCCGGAAACCAGATCGAGCCATCTGCACTCGCTGCAGCTGTCGATCGTCCACTGAGTGACGGGGCGGACTTGCTGCAGGCGTTGGCAAGGGCAAACCTCATGTTCGAGACCAGTCCGAACCGCTATGAAACCCACGATCTGCTGCGCGCTTACGCTGCGGAACTAGCCTCGGACGACCGCATAGCCACGCTCACCCGCTTGTATGACTTCTATCTGCGGGTCGCCGATTACGCGGACGACCTTGTCTCGCCGTTGCGTTTCCGTATCGAAAGACGTCAGCCTCCTCTGTATGGGCCGCTTTTCGCCGATCGAGTGGCCGCGCTGTCCTGGTTGGATGCCAACTTGCCCACCTTGACGGCCCTGTGCGGACCCGGCGACCACGTCCACGATGAATACCGATGGCGTATGGCTTTCGCGGTCCGCGGCTACTTCTACTTTACCAAACGTCTCGATGTGTGGGTGGCCACCCACACATGTGCCGTCGCGGCGACGGAACGCCTGGGAGACCGCTGGGCCGAGGCTACGACACGCACCAATCTGGGGATGGCGCTGGTGATCAAGGATGATCTCGAGGCGGCGGAGAGCCACTACCGGTTCGCTCTCGGTGTCTTCACAGAACTGGGTGACAGTCGCAGCCAAGCCGGCTCGTTCGCCAATCTCGCCGCAGTGCTACGCCGTCGAGGCGAGCTCCAAGAGGCGTTGCGCCACCAACACGAGGCACTTACGCACTACCGGCGCATCGGAGCCGGTAGGCACGTCGCCATCACGCTGCGCGTGATGGCGAGTGTCGAAACAGACCTCCAGTTGTTCTCGCAAGCTCGCCGACATGTCGAAGAGGCAATTGACCTCGCCCTTGGGCACGAACTGCACTTCGAAGCCGCACAAGCGTTCAACAGCCTGGGCATCATCCAACTCAGAAAGGGTGAACTCGTCGGTGCGGAGATCGCTCACCGCACGGCCGTCGGCTACAGCATATTGGCGGCGAGCAAGCACGAGGAAGCGACAACGTACCACCGCCTCGGGGTCCTGGCCCGTGCCGACGGAGACAGCGATCGCGCGAAGCATTGGTGGCACAGCGCAGCGCGCCTGTTCCGTGAGATCGGATCGGCGAGCGCCGACATCGTGGCAGCCGACCTTGCAGCGATGACCGATGAACAACCGTGA
- a CDS encoding TIR domain-containing protein has translation MSEISAWESDAAGTEELYASVPVAGADTRYELESRIGFGKIEVHVPSDESVGEFASLVDRDRWEFSRIELPVALEPLEHARYREVEVTITFTDPETVTHNLELRETSGVDSVVAFTRGAGRARATWAITPVEPSGRLGSLKLICLVQHPQGVVTTDLLVEAEAKIVKTIVVSLTRHATMKEPQRYRLSFDRATLTRLPGSVGERAAAASPKIYADAEPQDRTVIVFHGRNRKAVDEVFAFLRSIGLDPQEWNHLLERVPQGSPAIADVLDAAMKAGWAFLILMTPDDVVYLKPQFAAGDHDDELAPIGQARPNVLYEAGLAMGTYPNRTVLTEFGRVRSLTNLDGRYVIRLTNSVPSRQKLAQALRRAGCTVDLTGNRWQTAGDLTPPESDIPPPAGAGTVQSGHSDDRGARPAEPTSQDERLTFGNVTVKVGSLGRKVVHGEVTCNIPTLSFATLDAVFYDEKGGIVGAASGTISAMSKGQKKSFHIDVIDDMTGYAEVRIQADTVLP, from the coding sequence ATGTCGGAAATTTCCGCCTGGGAATCGGACGCAGCCGGGACCGAGGAACTGTACGCAAGCGTTCCGGTCGCTGGGGCCGACACGCGTTACGAACTGGAAAGCCGAATCGGTTTCGGGAAAATCGAGGTGCACGTCCCAAGTGACGAGAGCGTCGGCGAGTTCGCGAGCCTGGTGGACCGGGACCGGTGGGAGTTCTCGCGGATCGAGCTCCCGGTCGCACTGGAGCCTCTTGAGCACGCCCGCTATCGGGAGGTCGAGGTCACGATCACCTTCACCGACCCGGAGACCGTCACACACAACCTTGAGCTGCGAGAGACCTCGGGCGTCGACTCGGTCGTGGCATTCACGCGGGGGGCGGGACGCGCACGGGCGACGTGGGCGATCACGCCGGTGGAGCCCAGCGGCAGACTCGGTTCCCTGAAGCTGATTTGCCTCGTTCAGCACCCGCAGGGGGTGGTCACGACCGATCTTCTCGTGGAAGCGGAAGCGAAGATCGTGAAGACCATTGTGGTGTCGCTGACCCGTCACGCGACCATGAAGGAGCCGCAGCGCTACCGGCTCTCCTTCGACCGAGCCACGCTCACCCGGCTGCCTGGAAGCGTGGGGGAGCGCGCTGCGGCTGCCTCGCCCAAGATCTACGCCGACGCCGAGCCCCAGGACCGCACGGTGATCGTGTTTCACGGCCGGAACCGCAAGGCGGTTGACGAGGTGTTTGCGTTCCTGCGCTCGATCGGCCTGGATCCGCAAGAATGGAACCACTTACTGGAGCGCGTGCCGCAGGGATCGCCGGCCATTGCCGACGTGCTGGACGCGGCAATGAAGGCCGGGTGGGCGTTTCTCATCCTGATGACGCCGGACGACGTCGTGTACCTCAAGCCCCAGTTCGCCGCCGGCGACCACGACGATGAGCTTGCGCCCATAGGGCAGGCCCGTCCCAACGTGCTGTACGAGGCAGGCCTCGCCATGGGCACCTACCCCAATCGCACGGTGCTGACCGAGTTCGGCCGGGTGCGGTCACTCACCAACCTCGACGGTCGTTATGTCATCCGGCTCACAAACTCAGTGCCGTCTCGTCAGAAGCTGGCCCAGGCACTACGGCGAGCAGGATGCACGGTCGACCTGACCGGCAACCGCTGGCAAACCGCCGGTGACCTCACCCCACCCGAGAGCGACATACCGCCGCCGGCTGGCGCGGGAACGGTGCAATCCGGTCACAGCGATGATCGCGGGGCACGGCCTGCTGAGCCCACAAGCCAGGACGAGCGACTTACGTTCGGAAACGTGACAGTCAAGGTCGGTAGCCTCGGCCGGAAGGTCGTCCACGGCGAAGTCACCTGCAACATCCCAACCCTGTCGTTTGCCACCTTGGACGCGGTCTTCTATGACGAGAAGGGTGGCATCGTCGGGGCCGCTTCGGGCACAATCAGTGCGATGTCCAAGGGACAGAAGAAGAGCTTCCACATCGACGTCATCGACGACATGACGGGCTACGCCGAAGTACGGATCCAAGCCGACACTGTCCTACCGTAG